The sequence below is a genomic window from Salinispira pacifica.
CTTTCCATACTGGGGAGCAGCAGGGGTTCCTCTTCCAACAGGTTTTTTAGTTCCCGGGTCTGATACTGCTTCTCCGGATCTCCCACCAGACTTACCGGCTGATGGGAGATCAGGTGAGAAACCCATGGTGCGGATGAATCTCTTATGGGGGCATGGTTGGTGAGGGCAATATCAATACTGTGATTTTCCAGACTCTGAAGTAGGTACCCCAGGGACCCGGAAAGCACCTTCAGCTCAATTTCCGGCCGGCCCATCAGAGGACGGAGAAACCCGATTTGAAAATTCCGTGACAGAGTGGTAATTGCACCTACCCTGAAGACGTTTCGTTCCACAGCATGATTATGGGTAAGCTGATGTAAAAGTTCTTCTCCGGTCTTGAAAATACTGTCAGCATAATCAAGTACCAGACGACCGGCCTCCGAGAGAATGAGTTGTCTTCCCTGACGGAGAAAAAGCTGATGGCCCAACTGGGATTCCAGTATTTTGATTTGAACGGATAACGCCGACTGGCTGATATTCAGTTCCTCAGCAGCTTTATTCAGCTTCCCTTCATGGGCAACAAACCAGAAATATCTCAGATGATTATAGTTAATCGACATGCTTCTATTCTATTTTATATAAGTTTTTGAATCAAATATTGTAATTTTTATTATGACCAGTTTCCATTATTCTTCTCCATGAACAGTGAAGGTTACCGCCCCCGGCAGGCACCAGCTGGAATGAGATGCCGAATACCATCCGGGGCGCATTTCTACAAGGAGGATATCATGGAATGGTTAATGGGATTCGGATCCCGTTTTATCACCCAGCTTCAGTCGCCCACTCTGGCATTTCTCATTGGAGGTGCATTGATCGTGGCAATGGGAAGCAGGCTGAGCATTCCCAACTCGATATATCAGTTTATCATCTTTCTCCTGCTTATGCGGATAGGGATGAAAGGAGGTATTGAAATCAGAAGCGCTGAAATAGGTGAGATGCTTTTGCCGGCGGTATTTTCGGTGGCTGTCGGCATTATCATTGTTTTATTGGGTACGGGGTTCTTCTCTCTTCTGGCCAGGGTGCGTTGGAGCGACGGGACCGCCACAGCCGGCCTATTCGGTGCGGTAAGTTCATCAACTCTGGCTGCCGCCATGGTCCTTTTAGAAGAGCAGGCAGTGTTTTTTGAAGCCTGGGTGCCTGCGCTCTACCCGTTCATGGATATTCCGGCTCTGATTTTAGCCATCGTGCTTTCCAAACTGGGCACAGAGAAGGCAGGTACCCGGACATCAGCTTCCACCAGGATTCTTGATGTGATTAAAGAAAGCATTCAGGGACCTGCCCTCTCCGCCCTGGTGTTGGGTCTGGCACTTGGTATTTTTGCC
It includes:
- a CDS encoding LysR family transcriptional regulator, coding for MSINYNHLRYFWFVAHEGKLNKAAEELNISQSALSVQIKILESQLGHQLFLRQGRQLILSEAGRLVLDYADSIFKTGEELLHQLTHNHAVERNVFRVGAITTLSRNFQIGFLRPLMGRPEIELKVLSGSLGYLLQSLENHSIDIALTNHAPIRDSSAPWVSHLISHQPVSLVGDPEKQYQTRELKNLLEEEPLLLPSMESNIRMSINALMDRWDVHPTIAAEINDMTMLRLMAREKTALAVVPPIVVKDELESGSLEEIYRLPDIRETFYAIVPRRRFPNPLVKELVSAG
- a CDS encoding sodium-dependent bicarbonate transport family permease, coding for MEWLMGFGSRFITQLQSPTLAFLIGGALIVAMGSRLSIPNSIYQFIIFLLLMRIGMKGGIEIRSAEIGEMLLPAVFSVAVGIIIVLLGTGFFSLLARVRWSDGTATAGLFGAVSSSTLAAAMVLLEEQAVFFEAWVPALYPFMDIPALILAIVLSKLGTEKAGTRTSASTRILDVIKESIQGPALSALVLGLALGIFARPESVLEGFYNPIFRGLLSVLMFILGMEAYSRIRELKQVAHWFALYALAAPILHGLIGFALGYVAHILAGFSPGGVVLLSVIAASNSDISGPPTLRAGIPSANPSTYIGASTSIGTPVAIGICIPLFVSLAEMVFGV